Proteins encoded by one window of Arabidopsis thaliana chromosome 2, partial sequence:
- the RKP gene encoding uncharacterized protein (related to KPC1 (RKP); FUNCTIONS IN: zinc ion binding; INVOLVED IN: regulation of cell cycle, response to virus, proteolysis involved in cellular protein catabolic process; EXPRESSED IN: 24 plant structures; EXPRESSED DURING: 15 growth stages; CONTAINS InterPro DOMAIN/s: Zinc finger, RING-type (InterPro:IPR001841), SPla/RYanodine receptor subgroup (InterPro:IPR018355), B302 (SPRY)-like (InterPro:IPR001870), SPla/RYanodine receptor SPRY (InterPro:IPR003877).), translating into MAEDSLRVGMISSGLAVLLNGEDAKENSSKARIVPHFDYSGHRPLERTIEFIFGLAEKSVGPLDGQVDSSLIRAVIKNQFSKLHGDLDVSVSQREGISVVHHGVGPPIVGLEEFSICGDIRIVKPPLVLESLALFSSARANACIWKGKWMYEVALETSGIQQLGWATLACPFTDQKGVGDADDSYAFDGRRVSKWNKEAEPYGQSWVAGDVIGCCIDLNCDEIYFYRNGVSLGAAFTGIRKLGPGFGYYPAISLSQGERCELNFGAYPFKYPVDGFQPLQEAPTRFSFATELLRCFSRLLDRPDRSLADTLSRLRRFASVEELFCPVSSAICDEFFYILEQDPLLAEYLGRGAFLSFLLETFRTQAPHDSSSLDKVLDVFLEFPQSHLIFEHVVNALACGCKTATLILTECPYSGPYPYLALACHLFKREELMVQWWRSLHFEFLFEGFLSCRSSNKHDLQHLMPVVWWPGSSEDISYESSMGFTISALSEAINKIEEKQRNLCLLVIQFIPPVSPPQLPGSAFRGFLQNLLLKNRGADRTLAPSGVTRNSVLVSLFSVILHFLSEGFAMLKSSEAVHHNVGFLHRGGQQKFPLSLFLKNDPHRADITRLGGLFSHISKSYPTDDQEEEIMRWEEGCMDDEQNRVTHATEQKPCCCLAYDTDLTKSLKDRGKNTAQSSRGRCSSIPERSSHVAAECSAGSFSEEIDDKPSTSNQSDPDFGYRPVRFMRTALQESRISSAILSEEELLDALLLLYHIAVAPNFKQASYYMSHQSQSISLLEETDKQIRERASCDQIKRLKEARNNYKEDVMDCVRHSAWFRISLFSRWKQRGMYALCMWVVQLLLVLSKMDSVFVYIPEFYLESLVDCFHVLRKSDPPFVPSTTFIKQGLSSFITFVVTHFNDSRISNTDLKDLLLQSISVLVQYKEYLEAFENNEAATRHMPAALLAAFDNRSWIPVTNIFLRLCKGSGFSSLKNGESSFSSTVFQALLRDACINDGELLSTFLNRLFNTLSWTITEFSVSVREMQEKYQVMEFQQRKCCVIFELSSNLARVLEFCTYAMPQAFLAGTDTNLRRLTELILFILNHMTSAVDDEFFDLSVRSLRRQGQPSEKVSRGILLAPLVGIILNLLEASEDSKPKQQHDVIGLFASMDCPDTVYYGFQYLLEYNWDGCVSGDDAYVKKLGQLENFLSHLINRASSQEPERKEESFNKDTTDIEDNTCCICYAGEANAMIAPCSHRSCYGCITRHLLNCQRCFFCNATVIDVIRDKEEEEEEDDDGHKRST; encoded by the exons ATGGCTGAAGACAGCCTACGGGTTGGTatgatttcatctggtttGGCTGTTTTACTGAATGGTGAAGATGCTAAAGAAAATTCCTCGAAAGCTCGTATTGTTCCACATTTTGATTATTCTGGTCACCGGCCTTTAGAACGGACTATCGAATTCATATTTGGTTTAGCAGAAAAGTCGGTTGGTCCATTGGATGGTCAAGTAGACAGTAGCTTGATTAGAGCTGTGATTAAGAATCAGTTCTCGAAGCTTCATGGTGATTTGGATGTTTCAGTTAGTCAGAGAGAAGGAATCAGTGTAGTTCATCATGGTGTTGGACCTCCTATTGTTGGCCTTGAAGAGTTTAGCATATGTGGTGATATCAGGATTGTGAAGCCACCTCTTGTATTGGAGAGCTTAGCACTTTTCAGTAGCGCCAGGGCTAATGCTTGTATTTGGAAAGGAAAATGGATGTATGAAGTCGCTTTAGAGACCTCGGGAATTCAACAACTTGGATGGGCAACACTTGCTTGCCCTTTCACTGACCAGAAAGGTGTGGGTGATGCTGATGATTCATATGCTTTTGATGGTCGAAGGGTAAGCAAATGGAACAAGGAAGCTGAACCTTATGGTCAATCATGGGTTGCTGGGGATGTCATCGGTTGCTGCATAGATTTGAACTGTGATGAGATTTACTTCTACAGGAATGGTGTCTCCCTCGGGGCTGCATTTACTGGTATTAGAAAACTTGGACCTGGATTTGGGTATTACCCTGCTATATCTCTCTCCCAAGGTGAGAGATGCGAGTTAAATTTCGGCGCTTACCCGTTTAAGTACCCTGTTGACGGTTTCCAACCTCTTCAAGAAGCTCCAACTCGATTTTCATTTGCAACAGAGCTACTACGATGCTTCTCAAGACTGCTGGATAGGCCAGACCGCTCATTGGCTGATACATTAAGTCGACTGAGGAGATTTGCCTCAGTCGAAGAACTCTTTTGCCCTGTTTCGTCTGCCATATGTGATGAGTTCTTTTATATACTTGAGCAAGACCCTTTGTTGGCGGAGTACTTAGGACGGGGTGCATTTCTGTCATTCCTCTTGGAGACTTTCAGAACTCAAGCACCGCATGATTCGTCAAGTTTAGACAAAGTTCTTGATGTGTTTCTTGAGTTCCCACAATCTCATTTGATCTTTGAGCATGTAGTAAACGCTCTGGCTTGTGGCTGCAAAACAGCGACACTGATTTTAACCGAGTGTCCATACTCCGGACCTTATCCCTATCTGGCGCTGGCTTGTCATTTGTTTAAACGGGAAGAATTGATGGTACAATGGTGGAGATCTTTGCATTtcgagtttttgtttgaaggtTTCTTGTCATGCAGGAGTTCCAACAAGCATGACTTACAGCACTTAATGCCTGTTGTTTGGTGGCCTGGATCCTCTGAAGATATATCCTACGAGAGTAGCATGGGATTTACGATCTCCGCTCTCTCTGAAGCCATTAACAAG ATTGAGGAGAAGCAGAGGAACCTCTGTCTCTTGGTCATACAATTCATACCACCTGTATCACCTCCCCAGCTTCCTGGTTCAGCTTTCAGGGGATTCCTACAGAACCTTTTATTGAAGAACAGAGGCGCAGATAGGACTCTGGCCCCTTCTGGAGTTACACGCAATTCGGTTCTTGTCTCTTTGTTCTCAGTTATACTCCACTTCTTGTCAGAAGGTTTTGCAATGCTGAAGAGTAGTGAAGCCGTCCATCACAATGTTGGTTTTCTTCACAGAGGTGGTCAGCAGAAGTTTCCATTGagtttgtttcttaaaaatgATCCACATCGCGCTGATATTACTAGGCTTGGCGGGCTATTTAGTCATATATCGAAGTCCTACCCCACagatgatcaagaagaagaaataatgcGGTGGGAAGAAGGTTGTATGGATGATGAACAGAATAGAGTAACTCACGCGACTGAGCAAAAGCCATGCTGTTGCTTAGCTTATGATACCGATCTTACTAAATCCTTGAAGGATCGAGGAAAAAATACTGCTCAAAGTTCTCGTGGTCGATGCAGTTCCATTCCTGAGAGATCCTCTCATGTTGCTGCAGAATGTAGTGCTGGAAGTTTCAGTGAAGAAATAGACGACAAACCTAGCACAAGTAATCAGTCTGACCCTGACTTTGGTTATCGTCCAGTAAGATTTATGCGGACTGCACTTCAAGAGAGTAGAATCTCATCTGCTATACTAAGCGAAGAAGAACTATTGGATGCTCTATTGCTATTATACCATATTGCTGTTGCTCCAAATTTTAAGCAG GCATCATATTACATGTCTCACCAATCGCAATCAATATCACTTCTTGAAGAAACTGATAAACAGATAAGAGAACGGGCTTCTTGTGACCAAATAAAGCGCTTGAAGGAAGCTCGCAACAACTACAAAGAAGACGTGATGGACTGTGTTAGACATTCCGCATG GTTCCGCATCTCATTGTTCTCTCGATGGAAGCAAAGGGGAATGTATGCATTGTGCATGTGGGTTGTACAGCTACTTCTGGTTCTCAGCAAAATGGATtctgtgtttgtttatattcCAGAGTTCTACCTTGAATCTTTG GTAGACTGTTTCCATGTGCTTCGCAAGAGCGATCCTCCGTTTGTCCCATCAACAACATTCATCAAACAAGGACTTTCATCATTT ATCACTTTCGTAGTTACACACTTCAACGATTCAAGGATATCGAATACAGATCTTAAAGATCTACTTCTCCAGTCAATATCCGTCCTGGTACAGTACAAAGAGTACTTGGAAGCTTTCGAGAACAATGAGGCAGCTACTCGACACATGCCTGCAGCACTACTGGCAGCGTTTGACAACAGATCTTGGATCCCTGTcacaaatatatttcttcGTCTTTGCAAAGGTTCTGGGTTTAGTTCTTTAAAGAACGGAGAGTCTTCGTTTTCGTCTACTGTTTTCCAG GCGCTTCTACGAGATGCTTGTATCAATGATGGTGAATTACTTTCTACTTTTCTTAACCGTCTATTCAACACACTGAGCTGGACCATCACTGAATTTTCTGTCTCGGTGCGAGAAATGCAAGAAAAGTATCAG GTAATGGAGTTTCAGCAAAGGAAATGTTGTGTGATATTTGAGCTTTCAAGCAATCTCGCAAGGGTCTTAGAATTCTGCACTTACGCAATGCCACAAGCATTTCTTGCTGGGACTGACACGAATCTTCGTAGGCTCACTGAGTTGATTCTTTTCATCTTGAATCACATGACCTCAGCAGTAGATGACGAGTTCTTTGATCT ATCTGTCAGGTCACTTAGACGGCAGGGACAACCTTCAGAGAAAGTTAGCCGAGGGATCTTATTAGCTCCTTTGGTTGGTATAATCTTGAATCTCTTGGAGGCTAGTGAAGactcaaaaccaaagcaaCAACATGATGTAATTGGTCTTTTCGCAAGCATGGACTGTCCCGATACAGTCTATTACGGGTTTCAGTATCTCTTGGAATATAATTGG gACGGTTGTGTAAGCGGGGATGATGCCTATGTAAAGAAACTTGGACAGCTTGAGAACTTCTTGAGCCATCTCATAAACCGGGCTTCATCGCAAGAACccgaaagaaaagaagagtcaTTCAACAAAGACACGACAGATATAGAAGACAACACTTGCTGTATCTGCTACGCGGGGGAGGCTAATGCAATGATTGCTCCGTGTTCACATCGATCATGTTATGGCTGCATAACTAGACATCTTCTCAACTGTCAGAGATGTTTTTTCTGCAATGCTACGGTGATAGATgttataagagataaagaagaagaagaagaagaagacgatgatggTCACAAAAGAAGCACATGA
- the RKP gene encoding uncharacterized protein (related to KPC1 (RKP); FUNCTIONS IN: zinc ion binding; INVOLVED IN: regulation of cell cycle, response to virus, proteolysis involved in cellular protein catabolic process; EXPRESSED IN: 25 plant structures; EXPRESSED DURING: 15 growth stages; CONTAINS InterPro DOMAIN/s: Zinc finger, RING-type (InterPro:IPR001841), SPla/RYanodine receptor subgroup (InterPro:IPR018355), B302 (SPRY)-like (InterPro:IPR001870), SPla/RYanodine receptor SPRY (InterPro:IPR003877); Has 1690 Blast hits to 1529 proteins in 192 species: Archae - 0; Bacteria - 13; Metazoa - 1117; Fungi - 103; Plants - 141; Viruses - 2; Other Eukaryotes - 314 (source: NCBI BLink).), whose protein sequence is MAEDSLRVGMISSGLAVLLNGEDAKENSSKARIVPHFDYSGHRPLERTIEFIFGLAEKSVGPLDGQVDSSLIRAVIKNQFSKLHGDLDVSVSQREGISVVHHGVGPPIVGLEEFSICGDIRIVKPPLVLESLALFSSARANACIWKGKWMYEVALETSGIQQLGWATLACPFTDQKGVGDADDSYAFDGRRVSKWNKEAEPYGQSWVAGDVIGCCIDLNCDEIYFYRNGVSLGAAFTGIRKLGPGFGYYPAISLSQGERCELNFGAYPFKYPVDGFQPLQEAPTRFSFATELLRCFSRLLDRPDRSLADTLSRLRRFASVEELFCPVSSAICDEFFYILEQDPLLAEYLGRGAFLSFLLETFRTQAPHDSSSLDKVLDVFLEFPQSHLIFEHVVNALACGCKTATLILTECPYSGPYPYLALACHLFKREELMVQWWRSLHFEFLFEGFLSCRSSNKHDLQHLMPVVWWPGSSEDISYESSMGFTISALSEAINKIEEKQRNLCLLVIQFIPPVSPPQLPGSAFRGFLQNLLLKNRGADRTLAPSGVTRNSVLVSLFSVILHFLSEGFAMLKSSEAVHHNVGFLHRGGQQKFPLSLFLKNDPHRADITRLGGLFSHISKSYPTDDQEEEIMRWEEGCMDDEQNRVTHATEQKPCCCLAYDTDLTKSLKDRGKNTAQSSRGRCSSIPERSSHVAAECSAGSFSEEIDDKPSTSNQSDPDFGYRPVRFMRTALQESRISSAILSEEELLDALLLLYHIAVAPNFKQASYYMSHQSQSISLLEETDKQIRERASCDQIKRLKEARNNYKEDVMDCVRHSAWFRISLFSRWKQRGMYALCMWVVQLLLVLSKMDSVFVYIPEFYLESLVDCFHVLRKSDPPFVPSTTFIKQGLSSFITFVVTHFNDSRISNTDLKDLLLQSISVLVQYKEYLEAFENNEAATRHMPAALLAAFDNRSWIPVTNIFLRLCKGSGFSSLKNGESSFSSTVFQALLRDACINDGELLSTFLNRLFNTLSWTITEFSVSVREMQEKYQVMEFQQRKCCVIFELSSNLARVLEFCTYAMPQAFLAGTDTNLRRLTELILFILNHMTSAVDDEFFDLSLRRQGQPSEKVSRGILLAPLVGIILNLLEASEDSKPKQQHDVIGLFASMDCPDTVYYGFQYLLEYNWDGCVSGDDAYVKKLGQLENFLSHLINRASSQEPERKEESFNKDTTDIEDNTCCICYAGEANAMIAPCSHRSCYGCITRHLLNCQRCFFCNATVIDVIRDKEEEEEEDDDGHKRST, encoded by the exons ATGGCTGAAGACAGCCTACGGGTTGGTatgatttcatctggtttGGCTGTTTTACTGAATGGTGAAGATGCTAAAGAAAATTCCTCGAAAGCTCGTATTGTTCCACATTTTGATTATTCTGGTCACCGGCCTTTAGAACGGACTATCGAATTCATATTTGGTTTAGCAGAAAAGTCGGTTGGTCCATTGGATGGTCAAGTAGACAGTAGCTTGATTAGAGCTGTGATTAAGAATCAGTTCTCGAAGCTTCATGGTGATTTGGATGTTTCAGTTAGTCAGAGAGAAGGAATCAGTGTAGTTCATCATGGTGTTGGACCTCCTATTGTTGGCCTTGAAGAGTTTAGCATATGTGGTGATATCAGGATTGTGAAGCCACCTCTTGTATTGGAGAGCTTAGCACTTTTCAGTAGCGCCAGGGCTAATGCTTGTATTTGGAAAGGAAAATGGATGTATGAAGTCGCTTTAGAGACCTCGGGAATTCAACAACTTGGATGGGCAACACTTGCTTGCCCTTTCACTGACCAGAAAGGTGTGGGTGATGCTGATGATTCATATGCTTTTGATGGTCGAAGGGTAAGCAAATGGAACAAGGAAGCTGAACCTTATGGTCAATCATGGGTTGCTGGGGATGTCATCGGTTGCTGCATAGATTTGAACTGTGATGAGATTTACTTCTACAGGAATGGTGTCTCCCTCGGGGCTGCATTTACTGGTATTAGAAAACTTGGACCTGGATTTGGGTATTACCCTGCTATATCTCTCTCCCAAGGTGAGAGATGCGAGTTAAATTTCGGCGCTTACCCGTTTAAGTACCCTGTTGACGGTTTCCAACCTCTTCAAGAAGCTCCAACTCGATTTTCATTTGCAACAGAGCTACTACGATGCTTCTCAAGACTGCTGGATAGGCCAGACCGCTCATTGGCTGATACATTAAGTCGACTGAGGAGATTTGCCTCAGTCGAAGAACTCTTTTGCCCTGTTTCGTCTGCCATATGTGATGAGTTCTTTTATATACTTGAGCAAGACCCTTTGTTGGCGGAGTACTTAGGACGGGGTGCATTTCTGTCATTCCTCTTGGAGACTTTCAGAACTCAAGCACCGCATGATTCGTCAAGTTTAGACAAAGTTCTTGATGTGTTTCTTGAGTTCCCACAATCTCATTTGATCTTTGAGCATGTAGTAAACGCTCTGGCTTGTGGCTGCAAAACAGCGACACTGATTTTAACCGAGTGTCCATACTCCGGACCTTATCCCTATCTGGCGCTGGCTTGTCATTTGTTTAAACGGGAAGAATTGATGGTACAATGGTGGAGATCTTTGCATTtcgagtttttgtttgaaggtTTCTTGTCATGCAGGAGTTCCAACAAGCATGACTTACAGCACTTAATGCCTGTTGTTTGGTGGCCTGGATCCTCTGAAGATATATCCTACGAGAGTAGCATGGGATTTACGATCTCCGCTCTCTCTGAAGCCATTAACAAG ATTGAGGAGAAGCAGAGGAACCTCTGTCTCTTGGTCATACAATTCATACCACCTGTATCACCTCCCCAGCTTCCTGGTTCAGCTTTCAGGGGATTCCTACAGAACCTTTTATTGAAGAACAGAGGCGCAGATAGGACTCTGGCCCCTTCTGGAGTTACACGCAATTCGGTTCTTGTCTCTTTGTTCTCAGTTATACTCCACTTCTTGTCAGAAGGTTTTGCAATGCTGAAGAGTAGTGAAGCCGTCCATCACAATGTTGGTTTTCTTCACAGAGGTGGTCAGCAGAAGTTTCCATTGagtttgtttcttaaaaatgATCCACATCGCGCTGATATTACTAGGCTTGGCGGGCTATTTAGTCATATATCGAAGTCCTACCCCACagatgatcaagaagaagaaataatgcGGTGGGAAGAAGGTTGTATGGATGATGAACAGAATAGAGTAACTCACGCGACTGAGCAAAAGCCATGCTGTTGCTTAGCTTATGATACCGATCTTACTAAATCCTTGAAGGATCGAGGAAAAAATACTGCTCAAAGTTCTCGTGGTCGATGCAGTTCCATTCCTGAGAGATCCTCTCATGTTGCTGCAGAATGTAGTGCTGGAAGTTTCAGTGAAGAAATAGACGACAAACCTAGCACAAGTAATCAGTCTGACCCTGACTTTGGTTATCGTCCAGTAAGATTTATGCGGACTGCACTTCAAGAGAGTAGAATCTCATCTGCTATACTAAGCGAAGAAGAACTATTGGATGCTCTATTGCTATTATACCATATTGCTGTTGCTCCAAATTTTAAGCAG GCATCATATTACATGTCTCACCAATCGCAATCAATATCACTTCTTGAAGAAACTGATAAACAGATAAGAGAACGGGCTTCTTGTGACCAAATAAAGCGCTTGAAGGAAGCTCGCAACAACTACAAAGAAGACGTGATGGACTGTGTTAGACATTCCGCATG GTTCCGCATCTCATTGTTCTCTCGATGGAAGCAAAGGGGAATGTATGCATTGTGCATGTGGGTTGTACAGCTACTTCTGGTTCTCAGCAAAATGGATtctgtgtttgtttatattcCAGAGTTCTACCTTGAATCTTTG GTAGACTGTTTCCATGTGCTTCGCAAGAGCGATCCTCCGTTTGTCCCATCAACAACATTCATCAAACAAGGACTTTCATCATTT ATCACTTTCGTAGTTACACACTTCAACGATTCAAGGATATCGAATACAGATCTTAAAGATCTACTTCTCCAGTCAATATCCGTCCTGGTACAGTACAAAGAGTACTTGGAAGCTTTCGAGAACAATGAGGCAGCTACTCGACACATGCCTGCAGCACTACTGGCAGCGTTTGACAACAGATCTTGGATCCCTGTcacaaatatatttcttcGTCTTTGCAAAGGTTCTGGGTTTAGTTCTTTAAAGAACGGAGAGTCTTCGTTTTCGTCTACTGTTTTCCAG GCGCTTCTACGAGATGCTTGTATCAATGATGGTGAATTACTTTCTACTTTTCTTAACCGTCTATTCAACACACTGAGCTGGACCATCACTGAATTTTCTGTCTCGGTGCGAGAAATGCAAGAAAAGTATCAG GTAATGGAGTTTCAGCAAAGGAAATGTTGTGTGATATTTGAGCTTTCAAGCAATCTCGCAAGGGTCTTAGAATTCTGCACTTACGCAATGCCACAAGCATTTCTTGCTGGGACTGACACGAATCTTCGTAGGCTCACTGAGTTGATTCTTTTCATCTTGAATCACATGACCTCAGCAGTAGATGACGAGTTCTTTGATCT GTCACTTAGACGGCAGGGACAACCTTCAGAGAAAGTTAGCCGAGGGATCTTATTAGCTCCTTTGGTTGGTATAATCTTGAATCTCTTGGAGGCTAGTGAAGactcaaaaccaaagcaaCAACATGATGTAATTGGTCTTTTCGCAAGCATGGACTGTCCCGATACAGTCTATTACGGGTTTCAGTATCTCTTGGAATATAATTGG gACGGTTGTGTAAGCGGGGATGATGCCTATGTAAAGAAACTTGGACAGCTTGAGAACTTCTTGAGCCATCTCATAAACCGGGCTTCATCGCAAGAACccgaaagaaaagaagagtcaTTCAACAAAGACACGACAGATATAGAAGACAACACTTGCTGTATCTGCTACGCGGGGGAGGCTAATGCAATGATTGCTCCGTGTTCACATCGATCATGTTATGGCTGCATAACTAGACATCTTCTCAACTGTCAGAGATGTTTTTTCTGCAATGCTACGGTGATAGATgttataagagataaagaagaagaagaagaagaagacgatgatggTCACAAAAGAAGCACATGA
- a CDS encoding Galactose oxidase/kelch repeat superfamily protein (Galactose oxidase/kelch repeat superfamily protein; CONTAINS InterPro DOMAIN/s: F-box domain, cyclin-like (InterPro:IPR001810), Galactose oxidase/kelch, beta-propeller (InterPro:IPR011043), Kelch repeat type 1 (InterPro:IPR006652), Kelch related (InterPro:IPR013089), Kelch-type beta propeller (InterPro:IPR015915); BEST Arabidopsis thaliana protein match is: Galactose oxidase/kelch repeat superfamily protein (TAIR:AT2G44630.1); Has 1560 Blast hits to 1512 proteins in 124 species: Archae - 4; Bacteria - 61; Metazoa - 329; Fungi - 0; Plants - 1020; Viruses - 127; Other Eukaryotes - 19 (source: NCBI BLink).), whose translation MRRAINLINRNPRPYDIAADQSSLLFSSLPYDVVLNCLARVSRRYYPNLSCVSKSFQSLVRSPELAHMRSLIGKDDPVVYVCFSDTKPFLGRRLDWFTLNPNEKKTSVLNSFQVFSYYMLYCPSVSIGSKIYFVGGCMYKCLPGLLIFDSWSGELCVGPSMKEARMLPGVAVVNGKLYVMGGCREDQIQVEVFDPNSQTWEVGPLSSDGEVRYGKGLMRYGAIVTEAVALEGKVYCMSYKDGSHIIYDTKDGKCETFLMADGKAWRRGGVCVVNSVIYVYYINLGVMWYDPKDKVWREVKGLNKLDYKSIDMVGMVDCNGKLGFLWGNNTREIISGRTEKRIWCEMIVLERSGVEIHGTVEWSDLVGFVPHDYEIWRCLGVSY comes from the coding sequence ATGAGACGAGCTATAAACTTAATCAACCGAAACCCTAGACCATACGATATTGCCGCGGACCaatcttctttgttgttttcgtCATTACCTTATGATGTAGTTTTGAACTGCTTAGCTCGTGTCTCCAGACGCTACTACCCAAACCTCTCTTGTGTTTCCAAAAGCTTCCAATCCCTTGTGCGTTCTCCTGAGCTTGCACATATGCGATCCTTAATAGGCAAAGATGATCCCGTCGTTTATGTTTGCTTTTCCGATACTAAGCCTTTTTTGGGCAGGAGACTTGATTGGTTTACTTTGAATCCAAacgagaagaaaacaagtgtTCTTAACTCATTTCAGGTTTTTTCTTACTATATGTTGTATTGTCCCTCCGTCTCCATAGGTTCAAAGATCTACTTCGTTGGAGGATGCATGTACAAATGTTTGCCGGGCCTATTGATCTTTGATTCCTGGTCCGGCGAGTTGTGTGTGGGTCCTAGCATGAAGGAGGCTCGCATGTTACCGGGCGTGGCAGTAGTAAATGGGAAACTATACGTAATGGGAGGGTGCCGCGAAGACCAAATCCAAGTGGAGGTTTTCGACCCGAATTCACAAACTTGGGAAGTTGGACCTTTAAGTTCAGATGGGGAAGTCCGATACGGAAAAGGGTTAATGCGATATGGAGCAATTGTGACTGAAGCTGTAGCATTGGAAGGGAAGGTTTATTGTATGAGTTATAAAGATGGGAGTCACATAATCTACGATACGAAAGATGGAAAATGTGAGACTTTTTTGATGGCAGATGGAAAGGCATGGAGGAGAGGTGGAGTGTGTGTGGTAAACAGTGTGATCTATGTTTATTACATTAATCTTGGGGTAATGTGGTATGACCCTAAAGATAAGGTATGGAGAGAGGTTAAAGGTTTGAATAAGCTTGATTATAAATCAATTGACATGGTTGGGATGGTGGATTGCAATGGGAAACTTGGGTTTCTGTGGGGAAATAACACGAGAGAAATTATTAGTGGAAGAACCGAGAAGAGGATTTGGTGTGAGATGATCGTGTTGGAGAGGAGTGGAGTAGAAATCCATGGAACGGTCGAGTGGTCTGATCTCGTTGGATTTGTTCCTCATGACTATGAAATTTGGCGTTGTCTAGGTGTTTCTTATTAA